One region of Bacillota bacterium genomic DNA includes:
- a CDS encoding LPXTG cell wall anchor domain-containing protein: protein MKTRTKIIVTVVMTVVLLLVAAPAWAQPIDLELVGESAGLVLVLAQGKLFDLRNMNPGDTRTATIKIRNNYSRWYDLWLQAKDLTDGPDLEPGLLELLELTVTYRGEKLYQGPVAGFAGDTISLGRFRPGESGNLVATVHLPGPETGNDYQGKTASVKWIFTAQTSDDGGGDGGDKPKPKPPEEIEVPPEEPPIGPPEIPPEPPLEVPPEPVPIGVPPVMPKTGEEAPTPFYLLGGLALLAGTQMAWGRKRR, encoded by the coding sequence TTGAAAACAAGAACGAAGATTATAGTGACAGTGGTCATGACGGTGGTGTTATTGTTGGTAGCGGCACCGGCCTGGGCCCAGCCGATAGATCTAGAGCTGGTAGGAGAGTCGGCGGGGTTGGTACTGGTGCTGGCACAGGGAAAGCTGTTCGATTTAAGAAACATGAATCCAGGGGATACCCGGACGGCAACTATTAAGATCCGAAATAATTACTCCCGGTGGTACGATCTTTGGCTCCAGGCCAAAGATCTAACAGACGGCCCTGATTTAGAGCCTGGTCTACTGGAGTTGCTGGAGCTTACGGTCACTTACCGGGGGGAGAAGTTGTACCAGGGACCGGTAGCCGGATTTGCCGGCGATACCATTTCTTTGGGTCGCTTTCGTCCTGGAGAAAGCGGAAACCTGGTGGCTACAGTTCATCTCCCTGGTCCGGAAACAGGGAATGATTACCAGGGTAAGACTGCCAGTGTGAAGTGGATATTTACCGCTCAAACCAGCGATGACGGCGGAGGGGATGGGGGCGACAAACCCAAACCCAAACCGCCCGAGGAAATAGAGGTGCCGCCGGAGGAGCCGCCGATAGGGCCGCCGGAGATCCCGCCCGAACCTCCGCTAGAGGTGCCGCCGGAGCCGGTACCCATCGGTGTGCCGCCGGTGATGCCTAAGACCGGCGAAGAGGCGCCCACTCCTTTCTATCTGCTCGGGGGGTTGGCGCTCCTGGCCGGGACGCAGATGGCCTGGGGCCGGAAACGCCGGTAG